Sequence from the Polypterus senegalus isolate Bchr_013 chromosome 3, ASM1683550v1, whole genome shotgun sequence genome:
aaagacaaTGTTACAAAAACTCAGAGTTTACCATAAAGTGCAAGAAAGACTGTAAGGCCAACTGGAACAAGGttttgtggtctgatgagacaaaaattcgagctttttggccatcagactatcATGTTTGGCATAAGGTAATTGCTGCACATTGTTAAATACATATCCTCTtcactgtgaaacatggtggtggtatcattctgtggggatgcttctctatTGCAGGCATTGGAAGGCCTGTGAGGGAAGAAGGTAAAGGAATACAGCAAAATGCAGGGAAATccaggaggaaaacctgatgtggtctgcaagaaacctgctcCTTTGAGGAAGATTTGATTTCCACCAttacaatgaccccaagcatgaagtcaaagctgcacagaaatggtttaaaaacaacaaatgttcATGATCTGGAGTGGTAGAGCTAGAGTCAGATTTTGTGGCTGGACTTAAAAATGCTTTGCACTTGTGATCTCcatgcagcctgacagagcttgatcAGTTTTATAAAGAAGAATAAGGAAAATTTGCAGTGCccagatatacagtacaaagcTGATAGAGGCAGAGacttgtgcacacagactcaaagctGTCATGACAGCCAaaggtacatacagtatatgaaatactTACGCAATCAATTActtggtgttttatatttgtaatttatttagatcactttgcaatgatctgttttgactttgacattaaatactcttcttcttttcatcagcatcaaaaaagccaaattaaatccactgtgattcaaaattatttaacaatgtgaaaacatccaaggagGTAAATActgtttatatgtactgtatatggacagCGTGTCCATATATCATTCACATATATAGGGAGACAGGGAAATATGAAAAtgcaagacagaaagagaaagggGGCAGCCCCCcaaaaatatatgtgtttatCTGCAGGACAGCTCTTCTCAATTCTTTCTGATACAGCCCAGTGATACACAGACAAGTGTCAGTATACTGTGTTGGTGTTGGACATTGGTTAAAGCTCTAGCCATTGATATTTTGGAGGTATCCATTGAGTCTAGAAGTAAATCTTGCTTACCTGCTACATTTAAGTTGAGTTGGATTTCTTTCTTTACTGGTGTCACCAGGACATCACAGAAGTAATCTCCTGTGTCAGAGTTAGACACATTCTTCATTAGCAAGCTTGCATCTCCTTCCAACAGTGCTTTTGGTGAGAGAAATGAGTTATTGTAGAAAGTTTGGAGGTTTAGGCCATCAAAATGTGCTATCATCTGTTGACTTTCCTCAGTTGCAGGCTGCCTCCTCCACGAAACTGAGATCATTCCTAGGGTTAATTTGAATTTGTACACAAAGTGGCAGTTCAGTAGCACATCAGAGCCTGTGGTCACATTTACCGTTGTTGTATTGCTGCTCAAGCGCAAGCATGACTCtgtaaaacataattttaactCAATTTATTAAAACTTGAATCTGAAAGGTTTAAAAGGTATTTCTATATATAACACTGCATAAAACTATTTGAAATTTTGCTTGGACCATTTGTTTATAACACTACTTTTAATAATATATGTCATTTTTCCTTTTGATCTAGAATGACAATCTTCTGCTAAGCATAAGATCAAGGTGAGAAATGGGGTGAGGGAGAGTAGTTTCCCAGGTGGTCTGGAAACTTTGGAAGCCTGAAAATCAAAATGGTGTGGATTTccagaaaatatattttagaaacaTGGTATTATAAATCACAAAGTACTCATTATTGGGTTAGCAAGAAAAGATTTTAGCAGCTAGTAGAAAGCCATTCCTTGGCAGGGCTAGTAGACAGATTCTTGAGTGACAACATTCTTTTCAGTATGGAAGGGGAGAACATCCTTTGACATGTCTGGGGAAGATGTGAGAAAGATAATGGAGACTTCAATGTGAATAATTAGGAGTCACATCTGGCATTTCCTGCCTTGGTCGCAGTAAAGCTGAAACAATATTAATGTCATGATACCATC
This genomic interval carries:
- the LOC120525828 gene encoding natural cytotoxicity triggering receptor 3 ligand 1-like isoform X1, translating into MMAAIALLVFIPAVESCLRLSSNTTTVNVTTGSDVLLNCHFVYKFKLTLGMISVSWRRQPATEESQQMIAHFDGLNLQTFYNNSFLSPKALLEGDASLLMKNVSNSDTGDYFCDVLVTPVKKEIQLNLNVAGKQDLLLDSMDTSKISMARALTNVQHQHSILTLVCVSLGCIRKN
- the LOC120525828 gene encoding natural cytotoxicity triggering receptor 3 ligand 1-like isoform X2, translated to MMAAIALLVFIPAVESCLRLSSNTTTVNVTTGSDVLLNCHFVYKFKLTLGMISVSWRRQPATEESQQMIAHFDGLNLQTFYNNSFLSPKALLEGDASLLMKNVSNSDTGDYFCDVLVTPVKKEIQLNLNVAGQAMTLTH